Proteins encoded by one window of Geobacter sp. DSM 9736:
- a CDS encoding DUF1499 domain-containing protein, which produces MRGGNDQVRREQRAARTALAGLALAIVSLLTGISAGTGSRLGLWHFRTGFTILHWSVWLGVLSSIVAVAGAILCGKLRLLRGVVVSVAGLVLGAIVIAVPVKWRMKATSVPPIHDITTDVVRPPAFVAILPLREQASNPPEYGGLRVAEQQQRGYPDIKTLIVELSPDQAFQRALETARKMGWRIVATVPAEGRIEATDTTFWFGFIDDMVIRITPAGYRSLVDIRSVSRVGRSDAGTNADRIRQFLQKLKTG; this is translated from the coding sequence ATGCGTGGAGGAAACGACCAGGTTCGCCGGGAGCAGAGGGCGGCGAGAACTGCCCTTGCGGGTCTTGCCCTTGCTATCGTCTCCCTGCTCACAGGTATTTCAGCCGGGACAGGAAGCCGACTGGGCCTGTGGCATTTCCGTACCGGGTTCACTATCCTCCACTGGTCGGTCTGGCTTGGTGTACTCTCCTCAATCGTTGCCGTTGCGGGCGCAATTCTCTGCGGAAAGCTGCGGCTTCTGCGGGGGGTTGTAGTTTCCGTTGCCGGACTCGTTCTGGGAGCTATCGTCATTGCTGTCCCGGTAAAGTGGCGCATGAAGGCGACCAGCGTTCCCCCCATTCACGATATCACCACCGATGTCGTGCGCCCCCCCGCGTTCGTGGCGATTCTGCCACTGCGCGAGCAGGCCTCCAATCCTCCGGAGTACGGGGGGCTTCGGGTGGCGGAGCAGCAACAGAGGGGCTACCCCGACATCAAAACACTGATAGTCGAACTTTCACCGGACCAGGCATTTCAGCGGGCGCTGGAGACAGCCCGGAAAATGGGATGGCGGATAGTGGCAACGGTTCCGGCAGAAGGAAGGATCGAAGCAACCGACACCACCTTCTGGTTCGGCTTCATCGACGATATGGTTATCCGGATCACCCCGGCGGGGTACCGGTCCCTCGTGGACATACGCTCGGTATCCCGGGTCGGCAGGAGCGATGCCGGCACCAATGCCGACCGGATACGGCAGTTCCTCCAAAAGCTGAAGACCGGCTAG
- a CDS encoding mannose-1-phosphate guanylyltransferase: protein MYIVILAGGSGTRFWPLSRKKHPKQLMSVFGGKSMLQRTVERVLPLDPKRILVVTNALQARETAAQLEGVHGVPVDIIEEPVGRNTAPAIGLAAAIIGRHDTEAVMVVLPADHYILDEDKFRATIARARGTALNGYLVTLGITPDRPETGYGYIEADRKLRGEGPYPVVRFVEKPNLDRALQFLEAGNFYWNSGMFIWQVKVILEEIERHMPDLHAALAKLDFSRDVWELADLKPQIEAIYPDIRSESIDYGVMEKAQEVEVIPADFGWSDVGSWRALPEVIEPGETGNVVINAAGEVSVDSRNCLAYGGGKLVAFVGVEDLVVVDTDDAVMVCHAERAQDVKKVVEELERRGKSEYL, encoded by the coding sequence ATGTACATCGTCATCCTTGCCGGCGGTTCCGGCACGAGGTTCTGGCCGCTGTCCCGGAAGAAGCACCCGAAACAGCTCATGTCCGTCTTCGGCGGCAAATCGATGCTTCAGCGGACGGTCGAGCGTGTGCTACCTCTTGATCCGAAGCGCATACTGGTTGTCACCAACGCGCTCCAGGCACGGGAGACCGCGGCGCAGCTGGAAGGGGTGCACGGCGTGCCGGTGGACATAATAGAGGAGCCGGTTGGGCGGAACACCGCTCCGGCTATCGGGCTTGCCGCGGCCATCATCGGTCGGCACGACACGGAAGCCGTCATGGTGGTCCTCCCCGCCGATCACTACATCCTGGACGAGGATAAATTTCGAGCGACCATTGCGCGAGCGCGAGGCACGGCGCTCAACGGCTATCTCGTCACTCTAGGCATCACCCCCGACCGCCCCGAGACCGGATACGGCTACATCGAGGCCGACAGGAAGCTGCGGGGGGAGGGGCCCTACCCTGTGGTCCGTTTCGTCGAAAAGCCGAATCTCGACCGGGCGCTGCAGTTCCTCGAAGCCGGCAACTTCTACTGGAACAGCGGCATGTTCATCTGGCAGGTGAAGGTGATTCTGGAAGAGATCGAGCGGCACATGCCCGACCTTCATGCCGCCCTCGCCAAACTCGATTTTTCCAGGGACGTGTGGGAACTGGCCGACCTGAAGCCCCAGATCGAAGCGATCTACCCGGATATCAGGAGCGAGTCCATCGACTACGGCGTGATGGAGAAGGCACAGGAGGTCGAGGTGATTCCGGCCGATTTCGGCTGGAGCGACGTGGGGAGCTGGCGCGCGCTTCCTGAGGTGATCGAGCCGGGTGAAACCGGGAATGTCGTCATCAACGCCGCGGGGGAGGTTTCCGTGGACTCCCGCAACTGCCTTGCCTATGGCGGAGGAAAGCTGGTCGCCTTCGTGGGTGTCGAGGATCTGGTTGTTGTCGACACGGACGATGCCGTGATGGTATGCCACGCCGAGCGGGCTCAGGACGTCAAGAAGGTGGTGGAGGAACTGGAGCGCCGCGGGAAGTCCGAGTACCTGTAG
- a CDS encoding aldehyde ferredoxin oxidoreductase family protein, with product MYGWTGTILKVDLSSGSIRREKLPEELLHAYLGGRGLGVRLLRERYRLDPLDPEMPLIFAVGPLCGTPAPTAARLAVVSRSPLTGTVYDCSAGGRFAWRLKGAGLDALWVTGESPAPVVLAISGDRAELIPADNLWGKNVHESVTALSGRGSVAAIGPAGENGVLFANIMMGEGNSVGRGGLGALMGRKRLKAIAVDGDTGTAIADRERFDHARQDVMRLFRASPVIYGELGIAEYGTPALVDLMRQRRMAPTENFSKTVFPDSGNYSGPAIRREFGARKDGCYGCPIQCKKSTPQGEHLPEYETVSHFGALNGIGSLNSIVRSNTLCNELGMDTISAAVTLSAWGEARGRFPAAAEIACLLEDIAHRRGDGDLLAEGSRRAMESLGRPGLSMTVKSLELPAYDPRGAYGMALAYCTSNRGGCHLRAYPISHEILRKPVATDRFSFSGKARIIKIAEDSNAAIDSLVACKFSFFGATLEEYSELLSAATGMEYGPQSLKEIGERIYLTERFYNCDNGFGRKDDLLPERFFTEPGSSGEGIDIPTIDRERFEEELRKYYRIRGLKDDGTFADPDFLVRQP from the coding sequence ATGTATGGCTGGACCGGTACCATCCTGAAGGTGGATCTTTCTTCCGGAAGCATTCGGCGGGAGAAGCTTCCCGAAGAGTTGCTCCATGCGTATCTCGGCGGGCGTGGTCTCGGCGTCAGACTCCTCAGGGAGCGTTACCGCCTCGATCCCTTAGACCCGGAGATGCCCCTCATCTTCGCCGTCGGTCCCCTCTGCGGCACTCCTGCCCCCACTGCGGCTCGCCTCGCCGTCGTGAGCCGTTCTCCCCTCACCGGCACCGTCTACGACTGCTCGGCAGGGGGGAGGTTCGCCTGGCGGCTCAAAGGGGCGGGGCTTGATGCCCTCTGGGTTACCGGGGAGAGTCCTGCACCCGTCGTCCTTGCCATCAGTGGGGATCGCGCTGAACTGATACCTGCCGACAACCTTTGGGGTAAGAATGTTCACGAAAGCGTAACGGCGCTCTCCGGCCGCGGCAGCGTTGCCGCCATAGGCCCTGCAGGGGAAAACGGAGTCCTTTTCGCCAACATCATGATGGGGGAGGGTAACTCGGTCGGTCGAGGCGGGCTCGGTGCTCTCATGGGGAGGAAGAGGCTCAAGGCCATCGCCGTTGACGGGGATACAGGCACGGCAATAGCCGACCGGGAGCGGTTCGACCACGCCAGGCAGGACGTGATGCGGCTCTTCAGGGCTTCTCCGGTGATTTACGGGGAGCTGGGTATCGCCGAGTACGGAACTCCAGCGCTTGTCGATCTGATGCGGCAGCGGCGAATGGCTCCGACGGAAAACTTCTCGAAGACTGTTTTCCCCGATTCCGGGAACTACTCGGGGCCCGCCATCCGCAGGGAGTTCGGCGCCCGCAAGGATGGCTGCTACGGCTGCCCCATCCAGTGCAAGAAGAGCACTCCCCAGGGGGAGCACCTTCCCGAATATGAAACCGTTTCCCATTTCGGCGCCCTCAACGGCATCGGCAGCCTCAATTCGATCGTCAGGTCCAATACCCTCTGCAACGAGCTGGGTATGGACACCATATCCGCCGCCGTCACCCTCTCCGCCTGGGGGGAAGCGCGAGGGAGGTTTCCCGCTGCGGCGGAGATCGCCTGTCTCCTGGAGGACATCGCCCACCGCCGCGGTGATGGCGACCTGCTTGCCGAAGGCTCCCGGAGGGCAATGGAAAGCCTTGGGCGGCCGGGCCTTTCCATGACGGTGAAGTCTCTGGAACTTCCTGCTTACGACCCGCGCGGGGCCTACGGTATGGCCCTTGCCTACTGCACGAGCAACCGCGGGGGGTGCCATTTGCGGGCCTATCCCATATCCCACGAGATCCTGCGAAAGCCCGTCGCCACGGACCGCTTCTCCTTCTCCGGGAAGGCCCGGATCATCAAGATCGCCGAGGACAGCAACGCCGCGATCGATTCCCTCGTAGCCTGCAAATTCTCCTTCTTCGGAGCGACTCTGGAGGAGTACTCAGAGCTTCTGTCAGCTGCCACGGGGATGGAGTACGGCCCGCAGTCGCTCAAGGAGATCGGCGAGAGGATTTATCTCACCGAACGCTTCTACAACTGTGACAACGGCTTTGGGCGGAAGGACGATCTCCTGCCGGAACGCTTTTTCACTGAGCCGGGGTCCAGCGGGGAAGGGATCGACATCCCGACTATCGACAGGGAACGGTTCGAGGAGGAACTCCGGAAGTACTACCGGATTCGAGGCTTGAAGGATGACGGGACGTTTGCTGATCCTGATTTTCTTGTGCGGCAGCCCTAG
- a CDS encoding class II aldolase/adducin family protein: MIDQIKKYHDKLIADRSASPEEIAFAAQDDVLLTEGNTGLSQLAGRVVSRLSCLGLVVARPSLPFADLLVARAPQGESRLIPRDTETRTFLHDIPFLRRSDPGEDPAPAIAALLGTRKGIIVEGVGIIATGAVTVEQAYINYSSVFHSVFVAYLQDLLKDGFMLPGERRLFEAFRVEWLRPLSADGLRFRPGPFTAAEEILNEVATVGRYTVQRGLVDSFFGNISVRCGDLIYISQTAASLDELAGCIDPVPMDNSSTTGITASSELAAHRRVYEQTDAGVILHGHPKFAVIMSMLCQEEGCSVTDCWKECPKVRLLGDTPVVAGEIGAGGLAKRVPPVIGGPGKAVVYGHGVFTIGRSGFTEAFRAMVDVENWCREEYFRRLDQRA, from the coding sequence GTGATCGACCAGATAAAAAAATACCACGATAAGCTCATTGCCGACCGCTCCGCATCCCCCGAAGAAATCGCCTTTGCCGCCCAGGATGACGTGCTGCTTACGGAGGGCAACACCGGGCTCTCGCAACTGGCAGGCAGGGTGGTTTCCCGCCTCAGCTGCCTCGGGCTTGTGGTAGCCCGGCCTTCGCTCCCTTTCGCCGACCTCCTCGTCGCCCGGGCTCCCCAGGGCGAAAGCCGTCTTATCCCCCGCGACACCGAGACCCGCACCTTTCTCCACGACATCCCGTTTTTGCGGCGGAGCGACCCTGGGGAGGACCCGGCTCCTGCGATTGCGGCGCTTCTCGGCACTCGCAAAGGGATCATCGTCGAGGGGGTTGGAATCATTGCAACAGGGGCCGTGACGGTGGAGCAGGCCTACATAAACTACTCCTCCGTCTTTCACTCCGTCTTCGTCGCGTACCTACAGGACCTGCTGAAGGACGGCTTCATGCTACCGGGGGAGCGGAGGCTGTTCGAGGCCTTCCGTGTCGAGTGGCTGCGCCCGCTGTCGGCGGACGGACTACGCTTTCGCCCCGGGCCCTTCACTGCTGCGGAGGAGATCCTGAATGAGGTTGCGACGGTGGGGCGCTACACGGTCCAGCGCGGCCTTGTCGATTCCTTCTTCGGCAACATTTCCGTCCGTTGCGGCGACCTGATCTACATCTCACAGACCGCAGCGAGCCTGGACGAGCTTGCGGGGTGCATCGATCCGGTCCCAATGGACAACAGTTCCACCACCGGCATCACGGCGTCAAGCGAGCTGGCGGCGCACAGGCGTGTTTATGAGCAGACCGATGCCGGTGTCATTCTTCACGGCCATCCGAAATTTGCGGTGATCATGAGCATGCTCTGCCAAGAGGAGGGGTGCTCCGTTACCGATTGCTGGAAGGAGTGCCCGAAGGTGCGTCTTTTGGGAGACACTCCGGTGGTTGCCGGCGAGATCGGCGCAGGGGGGCTCGCCAAGCGGGTGCCGCCGGTGATCGGCGGCCCCGGCAAGGCTGTCGTCTACGGCCACGGTGTCTTCACCATCGGCCGATCCGGTTTTACGGAGGCCTTTCGCGCCATGGTGGACGTGGAGAACTGGTGCCGGGAAGAGTATTTCCGGCGGCTGGATCAGAGGGCGTAG
- a CDS encoding cohesin domain-containing protein — translation MRNIILPKIIRIVMMLVIVVAGSGGIGSGEATSAEVLSQSGRVSIIRSGSAFTIQGDGMDGVGGVRISLSYNSSELSSPSVTETSYSTGSLMAANTTVPGKIIVAIVRATPFSGSGQLATITFASQAEGAAVTIDSVEMYDVDGNQVQ, via the coding sequence GTGAGAAATATCATACTGCCAAAAATCATCAGGATAGTAATGATGCTGGTAATTGTCGTTGCCGGATCAGGCGGGATCGGCAGTGGTGAGGCCACATCTGCCGAAGTGCTCAGTCAAAGCGGGAGAGTGTCGATTATCAGGTCGGGGAGTGCCTTCACGATTCAGGGGGACGGTATGGATGGCGTCGGGGGTGTGAGAATTTCGTTGAGCTACAACAGCTCCGAGCTCTCTTCCCCCTCCGTGACCGAGACCAGCTATAGCACCGGATCCCTCATGGCTGCCAACACTACCGTCCCTGGAAAGATCATCGTTGCAATCGTCCGTGCCACCCCCTTTTCGGGGAGTGGCCAGCTTGCGACGATCACCTTCGCATCACAAGCTGAGGGAGCTGCCGTCACGATAGACTCAGTGGAAATGTATGACGTTGACGGGAACCAGGTTCAGTAA
- a CDS encoding sorbosone dehydrogenase family protein yields the protein MRALTSVAGITMLCISLSGCFGMRPSAGGGKITELPEMGERALNPADIALPEGYAIEAVATGLTFPTGVTFDESGMPYVVEAGYSYGEVWEVPRLLRVDGGKLVPVAEGRKNGPWTGVVRHEGAFYVAEGGELEGGRILRITADGNMSTVAGNFPTRGDHHTNGPAVGPDGWLYFGLGTATNSGIVGEDNLKFGWLARNPDFHDTPCIDVTLTGENYETKDVVKGEGEAFTGAFVPFGKPTSKGEVIKGNIPCNGAVLKVLPSGGSPELVAWGFRNPFGLAFSPEGKLFVTDNGYDERGSRPVFGTGDALWEVQQGIWYGWPDFSTGLRLDEGTQFKQLLGGKPKLLLEKYPNIPPKPAAILPVHSSADGFDFSRSEHFGHVGEAFVAQFGDQSPTTGKVVGPVGFNVVRVDVKNGVVREFVSNKGKKNGPASGLGTGGIERPVAARFDPSGKALYIVDFGILKETPEGAKPVQKTGVLWRITREVHRDR from the coding sequence ATGCGTGCTTTGACATCTGTGGCCGGCATAACGATGCTCTGCATATCTCTCTCCGGGTGTTTCGGCATGCGACCGTCAGCGGGAGGAGGAAAGATTACGGAGCTGCCGGAAATGGGGGAGCGGGCACTTAACCCGGCGGACATTGCCCTTCCTGAGGGGTACGCGATAGAGGCGGTCGCCACCGGCCTGACCTTTCCCACCGGAGTGACCTTCGATGAAAGCGGGATGCCATACGTCGTAGAGGCCGGCTACTCGTATGGGGAAGTGTGGGAGGTACCGCGTCTTCTGCGTGTTGACGGCGGAAAGTTGGTGCCTGTTGCAGAGGGAAGGAAAAACGGGCCTTGGACCGGGGTAGTCCGGCATGAGGGGGCTTTCTATGTCGCGGAAGGGGGGGAGCTGGAGGGTGGCAGGATTCTCCGGATAACCGCCGACGGTAATATGAGCACCGTAGCCGGAAACTTTCCAACGCGCGGGGACCATCACACCAACGGGCCTGCCGTGGGGCCTGACGGCTGGCTCTACTTCGGCCTGGGAACGGCGACCAACTCCGGTATTGTGGGGGAAGATAACCTGAAATTCGGGTGGCTTGCGCGGAACCCCGATTTTCATGATACCCCCTGCATCGATGTGACACTAACCGGCGAGAATTATGAGACGAAGGATGTGGTGAAAGGGGAGGGGGAGGCATTCACTGGAGCTTTCGTACCCTTCGGCAAGCCGACTTCAAAGGGAGAAGTGATAAAAGGAAATATCCCCTGCAATGGAGCCGTGCTGAAGGTATTGCCGTCAGGAGGAAGCCCGGAGCTGGTGGCGTGGGGTTTCCGCAACCCCTTCGGTCTGGCCTTCTCGCCGGAAGGTAAACTGTTTGTGACCGATAACGGTTACGACGAGCGGGGCAGCAGGCCGGTTTTTGGAACCGGCGATGCCTTGTGGGAGGTTCAGCAGGGCATCTGGTACGGTTGGCCCGACTTCAGCACGGGGCTTCGCCTCGATGAAGGGACCCAGTTCAAGCAGCTGCTCGGGGGTAAGCCGAAACTGCTCCTGGAGAAGTACCCGAACATCCCACCGAAACCTGCAGCGATACTTCCTGTTCATTCCTCTGCGGACGGCTTCGATTTCTCCCGCAGTGAGCATTTCGGACATGTGGGAGAAGCCTTTGTAGCCCAGTTCGGTGACCAGTCTCCCACGACGGGGAAAGTGGTCGGTCCGGTCGGATTCAATGTAGTTAGGGTCGATGTTAAGAACGGGGTGGTACGGGAGTTCGTCTCCAACAAAGGGAAGAAGAATGGCCCCGCTTCCGGGCTGGGGACGGGCGGGATCGAGCGACCGGTGGCGGCCCGGTTCGATCCGTCGGGAAAGGCTCTGTATATCGTGGATTTCGGCATTCTGAAGGAGACTCCAGAGGGGGCGAAGCCGGTGCAGAAGACCGGGGTGCTGTGGAGGATAACGCGGGAGGTGCATCGTGACCGGTAG
- a CDS encoding cytochrome c yields MTGSGLIHKIPCLLLVLAIFSVSACTSARRGEPVAGPLKIDSEKVARGQKVFMVHCDKCHPGGEAGLGFAINNKPLPGPLIKTQIRTGVGAMPSFSKELLPDDQLDDLVEYIQTLRKHPD; encoded by the coding sequence GTGACCGGTAGCGGATTGATACATAAGATTCCCTGCCTGCTGCTGGTGCTGGCGATTTTTTCGGTCAGTGCGTGCACCTCTGCCCGACGCGGAGAGCCGGTGGCGGGGCCGCTCAAGATCGATTCGGAAAAGGTGGCTCGCGGACAGAAGGTTTTCATGGTCCACTGCGACAAGTGCCACCCGGGGGGAGAAGCCGGCCTTGGTTTCGCCATCAACAACAAGCCGTTGCCCGGCCCTCTGATAAAGACGCAGATCCGCACCGGAGTCGGAGCCATGCCCTCTTTTTCAAAGGAGCTTCTTCCCGACGACCAGCTGGACGACCTGGTGGAATACATACAGACCCTGAGGAAGCACCCGGACTAG
- a CDS encoding 3-dehydroquinate synthase, protein MEALSAAVERSDGDPVRCLWQEFAVPYRFPVYFTRNSFSPENAALAEAAGSAEGPTAVFPIVDAGVAAVWPDLGERIGMYARSHPHALALAAGLHIFPGGERCKDGEAQVGQLHRLFLKHGLCRHSVVLAIGGGAFLDVAGYAASTAHRGIRLVRMPTTTLSQNDAGVGVKNGYNAFGRKNWVGSFSPPFAVVNDFDFLRTLAPRQRRAGIAEAIKVAVIKDTGFFRFLSAERNALARFSSPQAEEMIVRCARLHMDHIAAGDPFETGCARPLDFGHWAAHALEETSGDILHGEGVAIGIALDTRYAWETGLVSEAEGEAILHLLQDIGFQLSYPALAQIDLCRSLDSFRQHLGGRLTITLPNGIGSSIDVNSMDLPLLHRCREWLMSLPAAE, encoded by the coding sequence ATGGAAGCGCTTTCAGCGGCAGTGGAGAGAAGTGACGGGGATCCGGTGCGCTGCTTGTGGCAGGAGTTCGCCGTTCCGTACAGGTTTCCGGTTTACTTTACCCGCAACTCATTTTCGCCTGAGAATGCGGCGCTGGCGGAGGCGGCAGGTTCGGCTGAAGGTCCAACTGCTGTCTTTCCCATCGTGGACGCCGGTGTAGCCGCAGTCTGGCCGGATCTGGGGGAACGGATCGGAATGTATGCACGATCACACCCGCACGCGTTGGCACTCGCAGCGGGCCTTCACATCTTCCCGGGGGGGGAGAGGTGCAAGGACGGCGAGGCCCAAGTGGGACAGCTGCACCGCCTCTTCCTGAAGCACGGTCTCTGCAGGCACTCGGTGGTTCTAGCCATTGGTGGCGGCGCGTTTCTCGATGTCGCCGGCTACGCGGCATCGACGGCACACCGCGGGATTCGCCTTGTCAGGATGCCCACGACCACTCTTTCGCAGAATGATGCGGGGGTGGGTGTCAAAAACGGATACAACGCCTTCGGAAGAAAGAACTGGGTGGGCAGCTTCTCCCCGCCTTTCGCAGTAGTCAACGATTTCGACTTCCTGCGTACCCTCGCTCCACGCCAGCGACGCGCAGGAATAGCAGAGGCGATCAAGGTGGCGGTGATCAAGGATACAGGTTTCTTCCGCTTCCTATCTGCCGAAAGGAACGCGCTCGCCCGTTTCTCGTCCCCGCAGGCAGAGGAGATGATCGTTCGCTGCGCCCGCCTCCACATGGACCATATCGCCGCCGGAGATCCATTCGAAACCGGCTGTGCGCGGCCCCTCGATTTCGGGCACTGGGCTGCGCATGCCCTGGAGGAAACGAGCGGCGACATCCTTCACGGCGAGGGGGTGGCAATCGGTATTGCACTGGATACCCGGTACGCATGGGAGACAGGCCTGGTCTCTGAGGCGGAAGGGGAAGCCATCCTCCATCTCCTGCAGGATATTGGCTTCCAGCTCTCCTATCCGGCGCTTGCTCAAATAGACCTGTGCCGATCCCTGGACAGCTTCCGCCAGCATCTGGGGGGACGCCTGACCATAACGCTGCCGAACGGGATCGGCAGCAGCATCGATGTCAACAGCATGGACCTGCCACTTCTGCACCGCTGCCGGGAATGGCTGATGTCTCTTCCTGCTGCGGAATGA
- a CDS encoding TatD family hydrolase: protein MLIDPHIHMVSRTTDDYAALALHGIKVVTEPAFWAGYDRKTAAGFADYFEHLTVVEPARAARFGISHYCWLCLNPKEAVDLSLAQEVLKILPHFLDRPTVLGLGEIGLNRNGRNEVKVLEWQVELAAERQELILVHTPHLEDKLKGTRLIIDLIRNEPRLSPDRVLIDHAEEHTVKLIRDAGFWAGITLYPLSKCTPARAVDILETMGLDRIWLNSAADWGVSDPLAVLKAGEEMRRRGFGSHEISQVLRDNPAAFLGQSPRFRLPC, encoded by the coding sequence GTGCTGATCGATCCCCACATCCACATGGTTTCCCGCACAACCGACGATTATGCCGCCCTGGCACTCCACGGGATAAAGGTCGTGACCGAGCCGGCCTTCTGGGCGGGGTACGACCGGAAGACCGCCGCCGGTTTCGCAGATTACTTCGAGCACCTTACGGTGGTGGAGCCGGCGCGGGCGGCAAGGTTCGGTATAAGCCACTACTGCTGGCTCTGTCTTAACCCGAAGGAAGCAGTGGACCTGTCACTGGCGCAGGAGGTACTGAAGATCCTCCCGCACTTTCTGGACCGGCCGACTGTCCTGGGGCTGGGGGAGATAGGACTGAACCGTAACGGCCGCAATGAGGTGAAGGTGCTCGAATGGCAGGTGGAATTGGCGGCGGAGCGGCAGGAGCTGATCCTCGTCCACACACCCCACCTGGAGGACAAGCTGAAGGGGACAAGGCTCATCATCGACCTGATCAGGAACGAGCCGCGGTTGAGCCCCGACCGTGTGCTCATCGACCACGCCGAGGAGCATACGGTAAAACTCATACGTGATGCCGGGTTCTGGGCAGGAATCACCCTATACCCATTGTCCAAGTGCACTCCCGCCCGTGCCGTCGATATCCTGGAAACGATGGGGCTCGACAGGATATGGCTCAATTCTGCGGCGGACTGGGGGGTAAGCGATCCGCTGGCGGTGCTGAAGGCAGGGGAAGAAATGAGGCGCCGCGGCTTCGGGAGCCACGAGATTTCGCAGGTCCTCCGCGACAATCCTGCCGCATTCCTGGGTCAGTCTCCACGATTCCGTCTCCCATGTTGA
- the eboE gene encoding metabolite traffic protein EboE: protein MLTYCTNIHPGETWEEVSTSVWQNVLKVKERVSPDAPFPVGLRVSARAAREATTESAVEFLEELGQSGCFIPTINGFPFGSFHGDRVKEQAYLPDWRSRERVQYTLDLVRLLNVWLPNGITGSISTVPVGYRAHLNRQDFPLIRENLLSVLKELEGAAEGGKRIILALEPEPGCLLETAEDAIRFFETMDFPQDFRPFIGLCYDCCHGAVMFEEPRQALFALEQAGITVPKIQVSSAVRLLRDHAAAAELFREPRYLHQTNVRRGADILPFGDLPDALLEGARMDEEWRIHFHLPLYDDGRGRYGTTNGFIPHVLACRPAGALLEIETYTYDVLPDKPASITDSICREFEWLRSRL, encoded by the coding sequence ATGTTGACCTACTGCACCAACATCCATCCGGGGGAAACGTGGGAGGAGGTTTCCACCTCCGTCTGGCAAAATGTACTCAAGGTGAAGGAGCGGGTATCTCCGGATGCTCCTTTCCCGGTAGGGCTCCGGGTTTCGGCGCGTGCTGCCCGCGAAGCGACAACGGAATCGGCTGTGGAGTTTCTGGAGGAATTGGGGCAAAGCGGATGCTTCATTCCCACCATCAACGGCTTTCCTTTCGGTTCGTTTCACGGCGATCGGGTTAAGGAACAGGCATATCTCCCGGACTGGCGCAGCCGGGAGAGGGTCCAGTACACCCTCGACCTCGTGCGGCTCCTCAATGTCTGGCTTCCCAACGGAATTACAGGTTCCATTTCCACGGTGCCCGTCGGATACAGGGCACATCTCAACCGGCAGGACTTTCCCCTGATACGGGAAAACCTCCTGAGCGTTTTGAAGGAGCTGGAAGGGGCGGCAGAGGGGGGAAAGCGGATAATCCTCGCGTTGGAGCCGGAGCCGGGATGCCTCCTCGAAACCGCCGAGGACGCCATTCGCTTCTTCGAGACAATGGACTTTCCTCAGGACTTCAGACCCTTTATCGGCCTCTGCTACGATTGCTGTCACGGTGCCGTCATGTTCGAGGAGCCCCGGCAGGCTCTCTTTGCTCTGGAGCAGGCGGGTATTACCGTACCGAAGATTCAGGTCTCCTCGGCGGTCCGCCTTCTCCGGGATCATGCTGCCGCAGCGGAACTGTTCCGGGAACCCCGTTACCTGCATCAGACGAATGTCAGAAGAGGAGCTGACATACTGCCATTCGGGGATCTTCCCGATGCGCTTCTGGAAGGGGCACGCATGGATGAGGAGTGGCGGATACATTTCCATCTTCCTCTGTACGATGACGGAAGAGGGCGGTACGGGACCACCAACGGCTTCATCCCCCATGTTCTCGCATGCCGCCCAGCCGGTGCGCTCCTGGAGATAGAGACATATACCTACGATGTTCTTCCAGATAAACCCGCCTCGATAACCGATTCCATCTGCCGGGAGTTTGAGTGGTTGAGGTCGCGCCTGTGA